From the Prochlorococcus marinus str. AS9601 genome, the window AATAGTTAAACTGTTTAAATAAAGAATTCCACAGTTTCCACAAGAACTACTACTACTAAACTTTTATTTATTTTTTTATTTATATTTTAGAAAAAGAGCAAAAATAAATTTATTGAATTTAATTTACGATAAAAGTATATTGTATTTGTAAAAAGTTCCAAATTCTGATGGAAATTATTTGTAATCAAAATGAATTAAATAATGCTATACAACTAGTAAGCAAGGCAGTTGCTTCAAGGCCAACGCATCCAATTCTTGCAAACATACTTTTAACAGCTGACGAAGGAACTAATAAAATTAGTGTCACAGGATTTGACTTAAATTTAGGAATTCAAACTTCTTTTGATGGAACTGTCAAAAATAGTGGAGCTATCACTATACCCTCAAAACTTTTATCAGAAATAGTAAACAAACTACCTAATGAAACTCCTGTTTCTCTAGAAGTAGACGAAAATTCAGATAATATTCTAATAAAAAGTGATAGAGGTTCTTTTAATCTAAAAGGGATACCCTCTGATGAATATCCTAATTTGCCATTTGTTGAAAGCGGTACTTCTTTGAATATTGAGCCTAGTTCTTTTTTAAAGGCTTTAAAATCTACCATTTTTGCCAGTAGTAATGATGATTCAAAGCAACTACTCACAGGTGTCAATTTTACTTTCAAACCAAATTATTTAGAGTCTGCTTCTACAGATGGCCATAGATTGGCTGTTGCCTTAATTGGTAAGGAAGAACAAATTGAAAATAAAGAAAACTTATCTTCAAATGTTGATGATTTATCGGTAACTATCCCAACTAGATCATTAAGAGAAATTGAAAAACTAGTATCTTTGAGAAGCTCAGAAAATTCAATTAAGCTTTTCTATGACAAAGGTCAAGTAGTATTTATATCTTCTAATCAAATAATTACTACGAGAACTTTAGAAGGTACTTATCCTAATTATTCACAATTAATTCCTGATTCTTTTTCTAAAATTATAAATTTTAATACAAAAAAATTAATTGATTCATTAGAAAGAATTGCTGTTTTGGCAGATCAGCAAAGTAGTGTTGTAAAGATTAAATTAGATGATACAGATTTAGCTTCAATCAGCGCAGATGCTCAAGATATTGGAAATGCAAATGAATCAATACCTGTTTCTTATTCAGGAGAAAATTTTGATATTGCATTTAATGTAAGATATTTGTTAGAAGGTTTAAAAGTTATTGCCTCTGAAAATGTACTTTTAAAGTGTAATATTGCAACTACTCCAGCTGTTTTTGTACCAGAAGATAATCTCAATTCTTTTACGTATCTAGTTATGCCAGTGCAGGTTCGTTCTTAACTTGAAATTACCTAAAGAAATTTTATTAAGTGAATTATTAAATTATATTGTTAAGGGCAATATGGTCCTTAATTATGGAAATGGTGAAAATGTTTGGATGCATCCTCCAGTTCATCGAATTTTAGGATGGTACTCTCGTCCTTCAAATTTTGATTTAAAAAGAAATGTTTGGCGATTAAATCAAATTACTCAAATAATAGATAATGAAATTTATGTCAAAGGTGATCCAGCTATTTCGGATTTAGCAACTTTAAATAGGTTCCCAACTTTAATAGAAGCTAATCTTATAAATATAAATGGATCAAAAATAGGAGTCATTGCAGATTTTCTATTTGAAATGAAAACGGGAAACATTAAGTATTACTTAGTTTCTAGATCTAACCCTAAGATTCCAGGTTCTAGTAGATGGAAATTAACTATTGATAATATCAATGATCAACAACCGGGATTGGTATTTTGTAAAAGCAATTCGTTAGATGATTTATCTTTAATAAAATCAAGTATTAAAAATGAATTTATGCAAAAAGGGAAAAAAATTTTTGATAGATTTGATGATATGAAAAATATTGCTTCTAATAGATTAGAGGAATGGCTTGAAGAAGATGAAGATATAAGCGAAAATTTAGATTTTAAACAAAAAAGTTTTTATAATAACGACAGAACCTCTAGAGAGTTTAGTGAAAAAAAAGAAGATGACCCTTGGATATAAATAATGATAAATCATGAAAATAATGATCTATTTGATCTTAATGAAGCATTAAAAGTTGAAAATTTAACACTTAATGATTACGAAGAAATTTGCAAAAGATTAAAGAGAAAACCTAATAGAACGGAATTAGGCATGTTTGGCGTTATGTGGTCTGAACATTGTTGTTATAGAAATTCAAAACCTTTACTATCTAAGTTTCCTACTAAAGGTAAAAATGTTTTAGTTGGACCTGGAGAAAATGCTGGCGTTATTGATGTTGGAAATAATCAAAAACTTGTTTTTAAAATAGAAAGTCATAATCATCCATCTGCTATTGAACCTTTTCAAGGCGCAGCAACAGGTGTAGGAGGAATTTTAAGAGATATATTTACAATGGGTGCAAGGCCAATAGCAGTGTTGAATTCATTGAGATTTGGTAACCTTGATAAATCATCAAATGTTGATTTACTACGAGGAGTTGTATCGGGTATTGCACATTATGGAAATTGTGTAGGGGTGCCTACTGTTGGAGGTGAAATTGACTTCGATGATAGTTACTCTGGAAATCCTCTAGTGAATGTCATGGCTTTAGGACTTTTAGAGACCGAGGAAATCGTTTGTTCTGGAGCTAAAAATGTAGGATCACCAGTATTATATGTTGGTAATACAACTGGCAGAGACGGTGTTGGAGGTGCTAGTTTTGCTAGTTCAGAATTAACTACAACTTCATTGGATGATCGACCTGCAGTTCAGGTAGGTGATCCATTTATTGAGAAAAGTCTTATTGAAGCTTGTTTGGATGCTTTCAAGACAGGGGATGTAATTGCAGCTCAAGATATGGGTGCTGCAGGTTTAACATGCAGTAGCGCAGAAATGGCCGCAAATGGAAATTTAGGGATATCTATTGATTTAGATTTGGTCCCTTCTAGAGAAGATGATATGTCTTCATATCAATATTTATTATCTGAATCGCAAGAAAGAATGTTGTTTGTGGTTAAGGAAGAAAAAATTAGTGATCTTATTGAAAAATTTAATAAATGGGGATTATATGCCAGTGTTATTGGTGAAGTTATAGGAACTAATGAGGTAATTATTTCTCATAAAGGTAATATTGTGGCCCAAATACCTACTTCTGCCTTATCTGATGATACTCCTGTAAATTTTCACAATGTGATTAATAATCCACCCGACGATCTTTTAAATAAATGGGAATGGAAAGAAAATGATTTACCAGAAATTAACGAGCAAAAAATATTTTCATTGAAGGAAAATAAAAAATTTTCTTTTTCAGAAATCATTTTAAAGCTACTCTCTAATCCATCAATAGCTTCTAAAAGATGGATTTATAAACAATATGACTCTCAAGTACAAGCAAATACAGTATTTACACCTGGAAAATCAGATGCAGCTGTAGTAAGACTAAGGGAACAAAATAAAAAAAGTAAAAATAAAGTATTTTCTGGTGTTGCTGCTTCAGTTGATTGTAATAGTAGATGGGTTGCGCTTGATCCTTTTAGAGGATCTATCGCTGCTGTAGCAGAATCAGCTAGAAATGTTAGTTGTGTTGGTGCTGAACCAGTAGCAATTACAAATAATTTAAATTTTTCTTCTCCTGAGAATGAAATAGGATATTGGCAACTCTCATCTTCATGTAATGGAATTGCTGAAGCCTGTAAAGCTTTAGAAACTCCTGTTACAGGAGGTAATGTATCTTTATATAATGAATCAAAAAATAAAGATAATCTAATTACTCCTATTAATCCTACTCCTGTTATTGGAATGGTTGGAAAGATAGATAATGTCGAAAAAGCTATAAGTAGTGAATGGAAAAATATTGAAGATCAAATCTGGTTAATTGGTTCTTATAAATCAGATACGACAACTGCAGCTAGTTCTTATTTGGAATATTTTCATGGAGAAATTACAGGTCGGCCTCCAAAAATAGATTTGTCGGATGAAAAGTTTTGTCAGAGTTTTTTAAGAAATGCGATTTTAAACAGTCTTGTAGTTTCTTCTCACGATATAAGTGACGGAGGTTTAGCTATAGCTTTAGCAGAGTCTTGTATTTTGTCCGCAAGGGGTGCAACTATAGAATTAGAGAAAGATTTAAATAGAGTTGATAATTTATTATTTGCCGAAGGGGGGTCAAGAATTATTTTTTCAATTAGTAAAATGAAACAAAATGAATGGTTTAATTATTTAAAACAAAATCAAATAAATTTTCCATCAAGTGTTTATGTAAAAAAAATAGGATACGTATCTAGTGATACGCTGAAGATAAAAATCAACGAAAAAAATATTTGCAATATTAGGGTTGAGGAATTAACCGAAAAATTTAATAATAGTATTTCAGATTACTTTTAAATATGAAAAATATTTCTCAACTATTTATCATTTTAAAATATTAAGTTATGTGCGGAATAGTTGGAATCGTTTCTTCGAATGATGTAAATCAACAAATTTACGATAGTCTTTTGCTTCTGCAGCATAGAGGTCAAGACTCAACAGGGATAGCAACAATGGAAAATACTGTTTTCCATATACATAAGGTTAAAGGTCAGGTTAATACTGCTTATAGAACTAGAGATATGAGGAATTTAATTGGCAAAATTGGATTGGGTCATGTTAGGTATGCAACTAAGGGATCAGCAGAAAGTGTAGAAGAAGCACAGCCTTTTTATGTTAATGCTCCTTATGGAATTGTTTTGATACATAACGGAAATTTGACTAATACCAGAGATTTAGAAAAACAGTTATTTAATGTGGACAAGCGGCATACAAATTCTTCAAGTGATACTGAAATGTTGTTAAATGTATTTGCGACAGAATTACAAGAACAAATTCATAATCAAGAATTAGAACCTGATATTATTTTTAGTGCGGTCAAATCTTTACATAAAAGAATTCAGGGATCATATGCTTCAATTGCATTAATTTCAGGACATGGTTTATTGGCATTTAGAGATCCTTTTGGGATAAGGCCTTTAGTCATAGGGAAAAGACTTTCCTTAACCACAAAAAAAGAAGAATGGATGGTTGCAAGCGAATCTTTAGTACTTGAGAATAATGATTATCAAGTAGTGAGAGATGTAGATCCAGGAGAAGCTGTTTTTATAAATCTTGATGGGGAGTTTTTCTCTAAGCAATGTTCTGATAATCCCATGCTATTTCCCTGTGCTTTTGAATATGTTTACTTAGCAAGGCCAGATTCAATTATGAATGGAATTTCCGTTTATAAAGCTCGTTTAAAGATGGGAGATTATTTAGCAGAAACAATAAAAGAAACAATTAATTCTGGAGATATTGATGTAGTTATGCCTATTCCTGATTCTTCTCGACCTGCGGCAATGCAAGTTGCAAGACAGTTAGGGATAGAATATAGGGAAGGTTTTTTTAAAAATAGATATGTTGGCAGAACATTTATAATGCCTGGTCAGCAGAAACGTAAGAAATCTGTAAGGCAAAAATTAAATGCTATGAGTGCAGAGTTTAAAAATAAAAATGTATTAATTGTTGATGACTCGATAGTAAGAGGTACTACTTCAAAAGAAATTGTGCAGATGGCTAAAGATGCAGGAGCAAACAAAGTTTTTTTTACATCAGCAGCTCCTCCTGTTCGTTATCCTCACGTTTATGGAATTAATATGCCTAATAGAGATGAATTAATAGCACATAATAGGACAATAAGTGAAATCGCCGATAAACTTGAAATTGATAATCTTGTTTATCAAAGTGTTGAAAGTTTGCGTAAATCTATAATTAGTGATTCTCCTATTAAAGGTTTAGAGATGAGTTGTTTCACTGGTGATTATGTAACTGGAACAGTAAATCAAGAATACTTAAATTGGGTTGAAAATGAATATAAATCTTAGTTGAGAAAGTTTTCAAGTCGGAAACAATTTTCAAGGTATTCATCATTATCTATTTTTAAAAAATCAATTAAAAAGTTTGATTTATTGGATTTGAAATTTATTTTATTTAAGTCTAATCTTGCAGATTTATTTTTATTAGTTTCAATATCAAGGTAATGGTTGCTTGCCATTATTTTTAGGAAGTAATCGTTTTTAAGTTGGGTTTTTTCGTTCAAATATCCCAAACTGTATTCATTTGAGCAGTAAATTTCATTACTATTTATGCAGAAGATTTTTCCTTGTTTAGAAATTAAAAAAATATTTTCTCCATCATGAAATGTACAACAGGAAACGATTTTTTCAGTTGGTAAAAGCTTTGCAATTATTAATCCTTTGGATTGTTTAGAAGTTGCCGTTAGAAATTTATTTGATAAATTAAATTTAAAAATTCTTCCTATTGAGGTTAATATTATTAAATTTTTGCTTTCATTAGAAATAAAAGAATCAACTGTTTTTAAATTATTTTTTAATTTTGTAATAGTGAAAGATCTATTGCTTTTAATCATATCTTTATCAAATAAAACTTTTTTAAATCTTCCATCCGAATTTAATATGCATAAATAATTTCTAGTTTCTTTTTTAATTGAATGAAAATTTATTATTTCACTTGGATGAATATTTCCAAGAATTTTATTATCTAATTTATAGTCTTTATTAATACTTGATTCCCAATCAATGTTAAATACTCTTCCCGTATTTGTGATTCCTATTAATTTTGTATTTTTTTCAATATTACATATAAATTTTTGAATATTTTTATTATCTATAATTTTATTTACACCCTCAAATGATTTCTTGTAATTACTTAAAATCATCCTTTTTAAATAAAGTCTATTGTCTATGTATAATTTTGTTTTTTTATTTATAAAGTCTTCTAATATCTGATTATTAAGAGTTTCTAATTCTTCATTTTGATTTAAATTTTTAATTATTTTTGTTTTACGTATAACATTATATTTTTTCTTTAATATTAATAATTCTTCTATGAGTAATTTAAGTAATAATTCTCTTTCGTTCAATAATTTTTGAAAATAATTCTTTTTTTCTGCTAAATTTTTTATTTCATTATCAATTTGATTTTTTTCTAGATTTGTTAATTTTTTTAGTGGCATATCTAAAACTGAATTTGCCTGTTTTTCACTTAAAAAAAATTTTTCTACTAATTTTGATCTAGCCTGCACAGAATTTTCTGATTCTTCAATAATTGCGATAACTTTTTTTATGTCTTTTGTAGCTTTAGATAAACCTTCTGATATTTCTAGTTTATCAAGGGTGTTTTTTAGAAAATAAAAAGTTCTTTTTCTAATTGTTTCTTCTCTAAATTCAAGAAAATAGTTAAGATATTTTTTAAGATTTAGTTGTACAGGCTTCCCTTTAATTAAAGCTAAGAATATTGCGCCAAAGTTTGTTTGTAGAGTTGTTTTTTTATATAAATTAGAAATAACAAGTTCAGAATTAGAATCTTTTTTTAGTTCTATTACAATTCTCATTCCATCTCTGTCGCTTTCATCCCTAATATCAGAAATTCCAATAATTTTGCCTGCATTTACAAGTTCTGCGAGTTTTTCAATCCAACCTGCTTTATTAATTTGGTAAGGAAGTTCCTTAATGATTATTGCATTCTTTTTATGTTTCCCTTTGCCCAAATTTACCTCTTCCGTATTTATAACCCCTCTTATCGTTATGGATCCTTTTCCAGTTTGATAAAGTTCTTCTATTGCACGACTATAAATTAATTCTCCTCCTGTAGGAAAATCAGGTCCTTTGATAATGTTAAAAAGTTTTTTATCACTAATATCTTTATTTTTAACTAAGGTAACTAAGCCATCAACAATTTCACCTAGGTTGTGAGGCGGAATATTTGTTGCCATGCCAACAGCAATACCTGTTGAGCCGTTCAATAATAAAAATGGAAGTTGGGCTGGAAGAACATCTGGTTCTTTTTGAGAACCGTCAAAGTTATTTGAAAAGTTTACTGTTTCTGATCCAATTTCTTCAAGAAATCCTTTATGAGCTATTGGAGCTAATCTGGTCTCAGTATATCTCATTGCTGCCGGCGGATCATTATCGATAGATCCAAAATTTCCATGACCGTCAAGAGTAGGATACTTAGTTGAAAAATTTTGTACTAGTTTTACTAATGCATCATATACCGCTTGATCTCCGTGAGGATGGTACTTTCCAAGTACATCTCCAACAACTCTTGCACACTTCCTAAATGGTTTATCAGGAGTTAAACCTAATTCGTACATTGCAAATATGATTCTTCTTTGTACAGGTTTAAGACCGTCTCTTGCATCAGGCAAAGCACGTCCAACTATTACGCTCATTGCATACTCCAAATAAGAACGTTGCATTTCTTCTTGAAGTGATATGGAAGTGAAATTTTTCTTATCCATTAGAGCGCAAAATTTAAAATTATGAACTAACTAAATTAAGACTAATAGGTAAAACAATAATTACCAGTATTGAACATTAAGATGATTGATTTATTTTGGATTTTGCCAGTATTACATCTTTTTTTAATTGTTCATTTTGTAAAAGAATTTCTGTGCTGGCTTGTAATTTTTCTCCCCATAACTGTTCTTTTCTATAATCATAATTGACATATTTGGGATCTTTACTCAAAGCTTTTTTTGCTAGTTGAATTGCTAATTTATTATTGTGGATATTTATACATGATGCTAGGCCTAGTAATGGTTCAGCATTTTCCTCAATTGAGATTGCATTTTCAAAAAGTTTGATTGAGAGATTTATGTTGTTTCTCTCGAAATAAGCTAAACCTTGATTATTGATTGCTTGCCAGAAATCAGGTTTGATTTTTATAGATTTATCAAACAATTTGATAGCTTCCAAATAATTTTTTTCCATTAATAAAATATTTCCTAATTGAAAAATAGCTTTGTGATTATTAGGCTCAATCTTTATTCCTTTTTCTAAAGCACTCTTTGCTTTTGTTCGTTGTGAAATTTTTAGATAAACATTACTTTTAGCAAAATATATTTCGCTTATACTTGAATTGATCTGTTCAGCTTTATTTAGAGAATTTAACGCGTTTTTGTATTTTTTGTTAGCTATTTGTGCTTCAGCCAAAATCAACCATAGTTTTTCATCTTTTGAATTTATTTTTACTGCTAATTTGGCTAAGTTAAGGCTGTCTTCATATTGACCAAAATATAGTAGTTGATATGCATTTTTGCCAATATATAAACTTTGTTTTTGTAAATTTTTTATTGTTGGGAAATAATAATAGGGAATTATTGCTCGAACTATTTCTATTTGAAAAAAGTAAAAAGAGATCAAGAATATCCAGATTGTTTTTTTTAAAAACTTCTTCATTTTTTAATTTTCTTATTACTTATATTTGCTTGAATGTTTCTTCTCCACATCCATGGTTTAATTCTTTTTAAAGTAGTTCCTTTAAGATTTTCTTGCCACGTTTTATCCTCCCACTTGAGGGACTCACTAGTAAGATTTTTAATCCATTCTTTTGGCGTAGTTTCATGATTATTGTTGTGTGGCACTGATTTATTCCATGGACAAACATCTTGACAAATATCGCATCCTGCAACCCATCCACCTAAATTTTTTTCTATTTTCTTTGGAATAGTTTTATCTCTGCTTTCTATTGTGTGATACGCAATGCAAAGATCTGATTGTATTACAAATGGTTCTACGATTGCCTTTGTGGGACAATGTTCAATACAAATATCACATTTTCCACAAAGTG encodes:
- the dnaN gene encoding DNA polymerase III subunit beta; protein product: MEIICNQNELNNAIQLVSKAVASRPTHPILANILLTADEGTNKISVTGFDLNLGIQTSFDGTVKNSGAITIPSKLLSEIVNKLPNETPVSLEVDENSDNILIKSDRGSFNLKGIPSDEYPNLPFVESGTSLNIEPSSFLKALKSTIFASSNDDSKQLLTGVNFTFKPNYLESASTDGHRLAVALIGKEEQIENKENLSSNVDDLSVTIPTRSLREIEKLVSLRSSENSIKLFYDKGQVVFISSNQIITTRTLEGTYPNYSQLIPDSFSKIINFNTKKLIDSLERIAVLADQQSSVVKIKLDDTDLASISADAQDIGNANESIPVSYSGENFDIAFNVRYLLEGLKVIASENVLLKCNIATTPAVFVPEDNLNSFTYLVMPVQVRS
- a CDS encoding PRC-barrel domain-containing protein — its product is MKLPKEILLSELLNYIVKGNMVLNYGNGENVWMHPPVHRILGWYSRPSNFDLKRNVWRLNQITQIIDNEIYVKGDPAISDLATLNRFPTLIEANLININGSKIGVIADFLFEMKTGNIKYYLVSRSNPKIPGSSRWKLTIDNINDQQPGLVFCKSNSLDDLSLIKSSIKNEFMQKGKKIFDRFDDMKNIASNRLEEWLEEDEDISENLDFKQKSFYNNDRTSREFSEKKEDDPWI
- the purL gene encoding phosphoribosylformylglycinamidine synthase subunit PurL; the encoded protein is MINHENNDLFDLNEALKVENLTLNDYEEICKRLKRKPNRTELGMFGVMWSEHCCYRNSKPLLSKFPTKGKNVLVGPGENAGVIDVGNNQKLVFKIESHNHPSAIEPFQGAATGVGGILRDIFTMGARPIAVLNSLRFGNLDKSSNVDLLRGVVSGIAHYGNCVGVPTVGGEIDFDDSYSGNPLVNVMALGLLETEEIVCSGAKNVGSPVLYVGNTTGRDGVGGASFASSELTTTSLDDRPAVQVGDPFIEKSLIEACLDAFKTGDVIAAQDMGAAGLTCSSAEMAANGNLGISIDLDLVPSREDDMSSYQYLLSESQERMLFVVKEEKISDLIEKFNKWGLYASVIGEVIGTNEVIISHKGNIVAQIPTSALSDDTPVNFHNVINNPPDDLLNKWEWKENDLPEINEQKIFSLKENKKFSFSEIILKLLSNPSIASKRWIYKQYDSQVQANTVFTPGKSDAAVVRLREQNKKSKNKVFSGVAASVDCNSRWVALDPFRGSIAAVAESARNVSCVGAEPVAITNNLNFSSPENEIGYWQLSSSCNGIAEACKALETPVTGGNVSLYNESKNKDNLITPINPTPVIGMVGKIDNVEKAISSEWKNIEDQIWLIGSYKSDTTTAASSYLEYFHGEITGRPPKIDLSDEKFCQSFLRNAILNSLVVSSHDISDGGLAIALAESCILSARGATIELEKDLNRVDNLLFAEGGSRIIFSISKMKQNEWFNYLKQNQINFPSSVYVKKIGYVSSDTLKIKINEKNICNIRVEELTEKFNNSISDYF
- the purF gene encoding amidophosphoribosyltransferase, with translation MCGIVGIVSSNDVNQQIYDSLLLLQHRGQDSTGIATMENTVFHIHKVKGQVNTAYRTRDMRNLIGKIGLGHVRYATKGSAESVEEAQPFYVNAPYGIVLIHNGNLTNTRDLEKQLFNVDKRHTNSSSDTEMLLNVFATELQEQIHNQELEPDIIFSAVKSLHKRIQGSYASIALISGHGLLAFRDPFGIRPLVIGKRLSLTTKKEEWMVASESLVLENNDYQVVRDVDPGEAVFINLDGEFFSKQCSDNPMLFPCAFEYVYLARPDSIMNGISVYKARLKMGDYLAETIKETINSGDIDVVMPIPDSSRPAAMQVARQLGIEYREGFFKNRYVGRTFIMPGQQKRKKSVRQKLNAMSAEFKNKNVLIVDDSIVRGTTSKEIVQMAKDAGANKVFFTSAAPPVRYPHVYGINMPNRDELIAHNRTISEIADKLEIDNLVYQSVESLRKSIISDSPIKGLEMSCFTGDYVTGTVNQEYLNWVENEYKS
- a CDS encoding DNA gyrase/topoisomerase IV subunit A; amino-acid sequence: MDKKNFTSISLQEEMQRSYLEYAMSVIVGRALPDARDGLKPVQRRIIFAMYELGLTPDKPFRKCARVVGDVLGKYHPHGDQAVYDALVKLVQNFSTKYPTLDGHGNFGSIDNDPPAAMRYTETRLAPIAHKGFLEEIGSETVNFSNNFDGSQKEPDVLPAQLPFLLLNGSTGIAVGMATNIPPHNLGEIVDGLVTLVKNKDISDKKLFNIIKGPDFPTGGELIYSRAIEELYQTGKGSITIRGVINTEEVNLGKGKHKKNAIIIKELPYQINKAGWIEKLAELVNAGKIIGISDIRDESDRDGMRIVIELKKDSNSELVISNLYKKTTLQTNFGAIFLALIKGKPVQLNLKKYLNYFLEFREETIRKRTFYFLKNTLDKLEISEGLSKATKDIKKVIAIIEESENSVQARSKLVEKFFLSEKQANSVLDMPLKKLTNLEKNQIDNEIKNLAEKKNYFQKLLNERELLLKLLIEELLILKKKYNVIRKTKIIKNLNQNEELETLNNQILEDFINKKTKLYIDNRLYLKRMILSNYKKSFEGVNKIIDNKNIQKFICNIEKNTKLIGITNTGRVFNIDWESSINKDYKLDNKILGNIHPSEIINFHSIKKETRNYLCILNSDGRFKKVLFDKDMIKSNRSFTITKLKNNLKTVDSFISNESKNLIILTSIGRIFKFNLSNKFLTATSKQSKGLIIAKLLPTEKIVSCCTFHDGENIFLISKQGKIFCINSNEIYCSNEYSLGYLNEKTQLKNDYFLKIMASNHYLDIETNKNKSARLDLNKINFKSNKSNFLIDFLKIDNDEYLENCFRLENFLN
- a CDS encoding tetratricopeptide repeat protein, translated to MKKFLKKTIWIFLISFYFFQIEIVRAIIPYYYFPTIKNLQKQSLYIGKNAYQLLYFGQYEDSLNLAKLAVKINSKDEKLWLILAEAQIANKKYKNALNSLNKAEQINSSISEIYFAKSNVYLKISQRTKAKSALEKGIKIEPNNHKAIFQLGNILLMEKNYLEAIKLFDKSIKIKPDFWQAINNQGLAYFERNNINLSIKLFENAISIEENAEPLLGLASCINIHNNKLAIQLAKKALSKDPKYVNYDYRKEQLWGEKLQASTEILLQNEQLKKDVILAKSKINQSS